The Streptomyces aurantiacus genome includes a region encoding these proteins:
- a CDS encoding DeoR/GlpR family DNA-binding transcription regulator, with product MYAPERQQEILRLARDGGRVDVVSLAEEFQVTAETIRRDLKALDRAGLLRRVHGGAIPAGRLDFEPDLAERETTAADEKDRIAKAALAELPDKGTMILDAGTTTARLAGALPLEATLTVVTHSLPIAARLADHPGMQLHLIGGRVRHRTRAAVDAWALRAYGEIRADVVFLAANGFSAEHGLTTPDLAEAAVKRAALAAARRVVLLVDSAKHGQEHFARFGDLSEVDLLITDSGLSPEDATAIERGGTEVVRA from the coding sequence ATGTACGCACCTGAGCGGCAGCAGGAGATCCTCCGGCTCGCGCGTGACGGTGGCCGCGTGGACGTGGTGTCACTGGCGGAGGAGTTCCAGGTCACGGCCGAGACCATCCGGCGGGACCTGAAGGCCCTCGACCGCGCGGGACTGCTGCGCCGGGTCCACGGGGGCGCCATACCGGCCGGACGGCTCGACTTCGAGCCCGACCTCGCCGAGCGCGAGACCACCGCCGCCGACGAGAAGGACCGCATCGCCAAGGCGGCCCTCGCCGAGCTGCCCGACAAGGGCACGATGATCCTTGACGCGGGCACGACCACGGCCCGCCTCGCCGGGGCCCTCCCGCTGGAGGCCACGCTCACCGTCGTGACCCACAGCCTGCCCATCGCGGCCCGCCTCGCCGACCACCCCGGCATGCAGCTCCACCTCATCGGGGGCCGCGTCCGGCACCGTACGCGCGCAGCCGTCGACGCCTGGGCGCTTCGGGCCTACGGCGAGATCCGCGCGGACGTCGTCTTCCTCGCGGCGAACGGCTTCTCCGCCGAGCACGGCCTGACCACCCCGGACCTCGCCGAGGCCGCCGTGAAGCGCGCCGCCCTCGCCGCCGCACGCCGCGTCGTGCTGCTCGTCGACTCGGCCAAGCACGGACAGGAACACTTCGCACGCTTCGGCGACCTCAGCGAAGTGGACCTGCTGATCACCGACAGCGGGCTGAGCCCCGAAGACGCCACCGCCATCGAGCGCGGCGGCACGGAAGTAGTGCGCGCATGA
- a CDS encoding PTS fructose transporter subunit IIABC → MSEMITADLVDLDLSADTKEAAARALAERMVSLGRVTDLDGFLADVAAREAQMPTGLDGGIGIPHCRSEHVTEPTLAFGRSAAGIDFGAPDGPADLIFLIAAPAGADDAHLTILSSLARQLMNAEFTSALRSVGDATAAAALIRGDETSATEAGTGAEPDTAEAASAAGTGPEPASADAEPTPPASPAAAAPAAPAAPAATHDAPTAASTSPAAPAASAEQSGGRPFRIVAVTSCPTGIAHTYMAAESLENAGRAAGDVEVVVETQGSAGFTRLDPAVIAAADGVIFAHDMPVREKDRFAGKPTVDVGVKAGISKAAELIAQVRDKADRGEVTAAARPGGGTPVQRAGEPGEGYGTKLRKWLMSGVSYMVPFVAAGGLLIALGFAIGGYQINEAKPVTEVFNWGQIDSWAALLFQIGGVAFGFLIPVLAGYIAYGMADRPGLVPGFVGGMISANIAAGFLGGLAAGLLAGGVVLAIQRIKIPPVLRGIMPVVVIPLVSSIIVGFLMFIVIGKPIAEAQKAMTDWLSGLSGTNAVLLGVLLGLMMCFDLGGPVNKVAYAFATGGIAVQDPSGSAMKIMATVMAAGMVPPLGMALATTIRKKLFTTAERENGKAAWVLGASFISEGAIPFAAADPLRVIPASMAGGAVTGALTMTFGSTLRAPHGGIWVTFLIGKPFLYLLAIAVGTAVTAGLVIVLKGMRKQAPGDGTEKNPEAPTAPQAKEPVAA, encoded by the coding sequence ATGAGCGAGATGATCACCGCGGACCTGGTCGATCTCGACCTGTCCGCCGATACGAAGGAAGCGGCGGCGCGCGCCCTCGCCGAGCGCATGGTGTCCCTCGGGCGGGTGACCGACCTGGACGGATTCCTCGCCGACGTCGCCGCCCGCGAGGCCCAGATGCCGACCGGCCTCGACGGCGGCATCGGCATCCCGCACTGCCGCAGCGAACACGTCACCGAGCCGACCCTGGCCTTCGGACGCAGCGCGGCCGGGATCGACTTCGGCGCCCCCGACGGCCCGGCCGACCTGATCTTCCTGATCGCCGCACCGGCCGGGGCGGACGACGCCCACCTCACCATCCTGTCGTCGCTGGCCCGCCAGCTGATGAACGCCGAGTTCACGTCCGCCCTGCGGTCGGTGGGCGACGCGACGGCCGCGGCGGCCCTCATCCGCGGCGACGAAACCTCCGCAACCGAGGCCGGGACCGGCGCCGAGCCCGACACGGCAGAGGCCGCCAGCGCGGCTGGGACCGGGCCCGAACCCGCCTCGGCCGACGCGGAGCCGACTCCCCCCGCGTCCCCGGCCGCAGCTGCGCCTGCGGCACCGGCGGCACCGGCGGCCACGCACGACGCCCCCACCGCGGCCTCCACCTCCCCAGCCGCGCCCGCCGCATCCGCCGAGCAAAGCGGCGGCAGGCCCTTCCGCATCGTCGCCGTCACCTCCTGCCCCACCGGCATCGCGCACACCTACATGGCGGCCGAGTCGCTGGAGAACGCGGGCCGCGCCGCCGGTGACGTCGAGGTCGTCGTCGAGACCCAGGGCTCGGCCGGCTTCACCCGGCTCGACCCGGCGGTCATCGCCGCCGCGGACGGCGTGATCTTCGCGCACGACATGCCCGTACGGGAGAAGGACCGGTTCGCCGGGAAGCCCACCGTGGACGTCGGCGTGAAGGCGGGCATCAGCAAGGCCGCCGAGCTGATCGCGCAGGTCCGCGACAAGGCCGACCGCGGCGAGGTCACCGCGGCCGCCCGGCCCGGCGGCGGTACGCCCGTGCAGCGCGCCGGCGAACCCGGTGAGGGCTACGGCACGAAGCTCCGCAAGTGGCTGATGTCCGGCGTGAGTTACATGGTCCCCTTCGTGGCCGCGGGCGGTCTGCTCATCGCCCTCGGGTTCGCGATCGGCGGCTACCAGATCAACGAGGCCAAGCCGGTCACCGAAGTGTTCAACTGGGGCCAGATCGACAGCTGGGCCGCGCTGCTCTTCCAGATCGGCGGCGTCGCCTTCGGCTTCCTGATCCCCGTCCTCGCCGGATACATCGCCTACGGCATGGCCGACCGTCCCGGCCTGGTGCCCGGCTTCGTCGGCGGAATGATCTCGGCCAACATCGCCGCCGGCTTCCTCGGCGGCCTGGCCGCAGGTCTGCTGGCCGGCGGGGTCGTCCTCGCCATCCAACGGATCAAGATCCCACCGGTGCTGCGCGGCATCATGCCGGTGGTCGTGATCCCGCTGGTCTCCTCGATCATCGTCGGCTTCCTGATGTTCATCGTGATCGGCAAGCCCATCGCCGAGGCACAGAAGGCCATGACGGACTGGCTCTCCGGCCTCTCCGGCACCAACGCCGTCCTCCTCGGCGTGCTGCTCGGCCTGATGATGTGCTTCGACCTCGGCGGCCCGGTCAACAAGGTCGCGTACGCCTTCGCCACCGGCGGCATCGCGGTCCAGGACCCGAGCGGGTCCGCGATGAAGATCATGGCGACGGTCATGGCGGCCGGCATGGTCCCGCCGCTGGGCATGGCCCTGGCCACCACGATCCGCAAGAAGCTGTTCACCACGGCCGAGCGGGAGAACGGCAAGGCCGCCTGGGTCCTCGGCGCCTCCTTCATCTCCGAGGGCGCGATCCCCTTCGCGGCCGCCGACCCGCTGCGGGTCATCCCGGCCTCGATGGCGGGCGGCGCGGTCACCGGCGCCCTGACCATGACCTTCGGCTCGACGCTGCGCGCCCCGCACGGCGGCATCTGGGTCACCTTCCTGATCGGCAAGCCGTTCCTGTACCTGCTGGCCATCGCGGTCGGTACGGCGGTCACGGCCGGCCTGGTCATCGTCCTGAAGGGCATGCGAAAGCAGGCGCCGGGCGACGGCACGGAGAAGAACCCCGAGGCCCCCACGGCGCCCCAGGCGAAGGAGCCGGTCGCGGCCTGA
- the pfkB gene encoding 1-phosphofructokinase translates to MILTVTPNPSLDRTYEVPSLDRGEVIRATGERMDPGGKGVNVSRAVAAAGRRTVAVLPLGGAPGALVADLLDAQGIEVAPVPVAGATRSNIALAEADGVLTKINAPGPELTPAEEESLLEAVREQSRDADWIACCGSLPRGLAPSWYAELVARAHQAGARIALDTSGPALLAALRERPDVVKPNIEELAEAVGRPLATVGDAVKAAEELRELGARAVLASLGADGQLLVGEDGVWFASARVDVVRSNVGAGDSSLAGFLIAGGSGPHALASAVAHGAAAVQLPGSEMPSPSDLDPAAVTITSEIPVDRVLTEPAP, encoded by the coding sequence ATGATCCTGACCGTCACCCCGAACCCCTCCCTGGACCGCACGTACGAGGTCCCCTCGCTCGACCGGGGCGAGGTCATCCGGGCCACCGGAGAGCGCATGGACCCGGGCGGCAAGGGCGTCAACGTCTCGCGGGCGGTCGCCGCGGCCGGCCGGCGCACCGTCGCGGTCCTGCCGCTCGGCGGAGCCCCGGGCGCGCTCGTCGCCGACCTCCTCGACGCACAGGGCATAGAGGTCGCGCCGGTCCCGGTCGCCGGGGCCACCCGCTCGAACATCGCGCTCGCCGAGGCGGACGGCGTCCTCACGAAGATCAACGCCCCCGGACCCGAACTGACCCCCGCCGAGGAGGAGTCCCTCCTGGAGGCCGTGCGCGAGCAGTCCCGCGACGCCGACTGGATCGCCTGCTGCGGCAGCCTGCCGCGCGGCCTCGCACCCTCCTGGTACGCGGAACTCGTCGCCCGTGCCCACCAGGCGGGCGCCCGCATCGCGCTGGACACCTCGGGACCGGCACTGCTCGCGGCACTGCGCGAGCGCCCCGACGTCGTCAAGCCGAACATCGAGGAGCTCGCCGAGGCGGTCGGCCGCCCGCTCGCCACGGTCGGCGACGCGGTCAAGGCCGCCGAAGAACTACGGGAGTTGGGCGCGCGCGCCGTGCTCGCCTCCCTCGGCGCGGACGGACAGCTGCTCGTCGGCGAGGACGGCGTGTGGTTCGCGAGCGCACGCGTCGACGTCGTACGCAGCAACGTGGGCGCCGGTGACTCCTCGCTCGCCGGATTCCTCATCGCCGGGGGAAGCGGGCCCCACGCGCTCGCCTCCGCCGTGGCCCACGGCGCGGCCGCCGTCCAGCTGCCGGGCAGCGAGATGCCGAGCCCGTCGGACCTGGACCCGGCCGCGGTGACGATCACCTCGGAAATCCCGGTGGACCGTGTACTGACGGAGCCCGCGCCATGA
- a CDS encoding helix-turn-helix transcriptional regulator, which translates to MSTDTPARLLQLLSLLQTPREWPGGELSDRLGVSRRTVRRDVDRLRELGYPVQATKGADGGYRLVAGKAMPPLVLDDEEAVAIAVGLRAGAGHAVEGVDEASVRALAKLEQVLPSRLRHRVSTLQAATTPLTTGDGASIAPETLTVMASTIAGRERLRFAYRAKDGAESRRQIEPYRLVSTGRRWYLVAYDLDRADWRTFRVDRVADPFATGARFTPRELPTGDAAEYLRQSMYRRQDTYEFEVTFAASAEFVAARLPGWLGAPEPIDDERCRLRASVGDAVEWLAVRLAMLDCEFTVHGPAELVDCVGRLGSRLSRAAGG; encoded by the coding sequence ATGAGTACCGACACCCCGGCACGGCTCCTTCAGCTCCTCTCCCTTCTGCAGACCCCGCGTGAATGGCCGGGCGGCGAGCTCTCGGACAGGCTCGGTGTCTCGCGGCGGACCGTGCGGCGGGACGTCGACCGGCTCCGCGAGCTGGGCTATCCGGTGCAGGCGACGAAGGGCGCGGACGGCGGCTACCGGCTGGTCGCCGGAAAGGCCATGCCACCGCTGGTCCTGGACGACGAGGAGGCGGTGGCGATCGCGGTGGGCCTGCGGGCCGGTGCGGGGCACGCCGTCGAGGGCGTCGACGAGGCCTCGGTACGGGCGCTGGCCAAGCTCGAACAGGTCCTGCCGAGCCGCCTGCGCCACCGGGTCTCCACACTGCAGGCCGCCACCACTCCTCTGACCACGGGTGACGGCGCCAGCATCGCGCCCGAGACTCTGACGGTGATGGCCTCGACGATCGCGGGCCGGGAGCGGCTGAGGTTCGCGTACCGGGCGAAGGACGGGGCCGAGAGCCGGCGTCAGATCGAGCCGTACCGGCTCGTGTCGACCGGCCGCCGCTGGTATCTCGTCGCGTACGACCTCGACCGGGCGGACTGGCGGACGTTCCGGGTCGACCGGGTGGCCGACCCCTTCGCGACCGGGGCCCGTTTCACGCCGCGCGAGCTGCCGACGGGGGACGCGGCCGAGTACCTGCGGCAGTCGATGTACCGGCGGCAGGACACGTACGAGTTCGAGGTGACGTTCGCCGCGTCCGCGGAGTTCGTCGCGGCGCGGCTGCCCGGGTGGCTCGGGGCGCCCGAGCCGATCGACGACGAGCGGTGCCGGTTGCGTGCTTCGGTTGGGGACGCGGTGGAGTGGCTGGCGGTGCGGCTCGCGATGCTGGACTGTGAGTTCACCGTGCACGGGCCGGCCGAACTCGTCGACTGCGTAGGCAGGTTGGGCAGCCGTCTGAGCCGTGCCGCCGGGGGCTGA
- a CDS encoding DUF6227 family protein, which produces MSVPYETAAYEPPESPESPEEHLARLLGRALNSFELSDDTIRRLDRALAHDSSLHSAHHSAGLHRETYRHTWLLADGSASTLWELVHNTAPGRDTQHEVYEDEEELRTATARLPLPSDAPDFELPVMVRLSAVAEPLHSYVADGSADHGRRLLRRAENTDRPGEDTAELLRLAFAHQITQAFGRPCRAGRRGLCYSLYEHAFLLRDGRELSLWEVEHTATPDGRHMCEVYPSEEDARQAMERRASGG; this is translated from the coding sequence TTGAGCGTTCCGTACGAGACGGCAGCGTACGAGCCACCCGAGTCGCCCGAGTCTCCGGAGGAGCATCTCGCGCGACTCCTAGGTCGCGCCCTGAACTCCTTCGAGCTGTCGGACGACACCATACGGCGGCTCGACCGGGCGCTGGCCCACGACAGTTCACTGCACTCCGCGCACCACAGTGCGGGGCTGCACCGCGAGACGTACCGCCATACCTGGCTGCTCGCCGATGGGAGCGCGTCCACGCTCTGGGAGCTGGTCCACAACACCGCGCCGGGCCGTGACACCCAGCACGAGGTGTACGAGGACGAGGAAGAGCTGCGTACCGCGACGGCGCGTCTGCCGCTGCCGTCGGATGCGCCCGACTTCGAGCTGCCCGTGATGGTGCGGTTGTCGGCCGTCGCCGAGCCACTGCACTCGTATGTCGCGGACGGCTCGGCGGACCACGGCCGGCGGCTGCTGCGCCGCGCGGAGAACACGGACCGGCCGGGCGAGGACACGGCCGAGCTGCTTCGGCTGGCGTTCGCGCACCAGATCACGCAGGCTTTCGGGCGGCCGTGCCGGGCCGGTCGGCGAGGGCTGTGCTACTCGCTCTACGAGCACGCCTTCCTGCTCCGCGACGGCCGTGAGCTGTCCCTGTGGGAGGTCGAGCACACGGCCACGCCCGACGGGCGGCACATGTGCGAGGTGTATCCCTCGGAGGAGGACGCACGGCAGGCCATGGAGCGCAGGGCCTCCGGCGGTTAG
- a CDS encoding MFS transporter — protein MTSPNSTPAPLGPEAAPTADRRRWYALAIVMTAAFMDLVDVTIVNIAIPSIQRDAGASFSQIQWITAGYALAFAAGLITGGRLGDIHGRKRLFLVGIGGFTLASALCGFAVNPDMLVASRILQGAMAALMVPQVLSIVHATFPAHERGKVFGLFGAVVGLGAVSGPLFGALLTEWNLFGLEWRPIFLINLPVGIAGLILGRKFITESKAPHALKLDLVGVALVTLGLLMLLYPLIRGRELGWPAWGYVSMGGALVVFGALVAYEKRKAARDGSPLVELSLFKVKSFAAGIAVQTVFGIGLGIFFLVWTLYMQTGLGWSPLRAGLTGVPFSIAVSLAAGLSVQQLVPRFGRKVLQAGALTMAAGVLLYIWESERYGMSIASWQMALPLVVMGLGMGLIVAPLTDAILSEVPREHSGSASGLINTVQQMGNALGLGLVSVVFFGTMSDHLAAPEVGPAFVDAFQYALVWVAVVMTAIFLLMFALPKRPAQHVEGAETAEVLPAKEPELVG, from the coding sequence ATGACCTCGCCAAACAGCACCCCCGCACCCCTCGGCCCGGAGGCCGCCCCGACGGCGGACCGCCGCCGCTGGTACGCGCTCGCCATCGTGATGACCGCGGCCTTCATGGACCTGGTCGACGTCACGATCGTCAACATCGCGATCCCGTCGATCCAGCGGGACGCGGGCGCGTCCTTCAGCCAGATCCAGTGGATCACGGCGGGTTACGCGCTCGCCTTCGCCGCGGGACTGATCACCGGAGGGCGGCTCGGTGACATCCACGGCCGCAAGCGCCTCTTCCTCGTCGGCATCGGCGGCTTCACCCTCGCGTCGGCGCTCTGCGGCTTCGCGGTGAACCCGGACATGCTGGTCGCCTCCCGGATCCTCCAGGGCGCCATGGCCGCGCTGATGGTGCCGCAGGTCCTGTCGATCGTGCACGCCACGTTCCCGGCGCACGAGCGCGGCAAGGTCTTCGGACTGTTCGGCGCGGTCGTGGGTCTGGGCGCGGTCTCCGGCCCCCTCTTCGGCGCGCTGCTCACGGAGTGGAACCTGTTCGGTCTCGAATGGCGGCCGATCTTCCTCATCAACCTGCCGGTGGGCATCGCGGGCCTGATCCTGGGCCGGAAGTTCATCACCGAGTCCAAGGCCCCGCACGCCCTGAAGCTCGACCTGGTCGGCGTCGCGCTGGTCACGCTCGGTCTGCTGATGCTGCTCTACCCGCTCATCCGCGGCCGTGAGCTGGGCTGGCCGGCGTGGGGGTACGTCTCGATGGGCGGCGCCCTCGTGGTCTTCGGGGCCCTGGTGGCGTACGAGAAGAGGAAGGCCGCGCGCGACGGGTCGCCTCTCGTCGAACTGTCCCTGTTCAAGGTGAAGAGCTTCGCAGCCGGCATCGCCGTACAGACCGTCTTCGGGATCGGCCTCGGCATCTTCTTCCTGGTCTGGACGCTCTACATGCAGACCGGCCTCGGCTGGTCCCCGCTGCGGGCGGGTCTGACGGGCGTCCCCTTCTCGATCGCGGTCTCGCTGGCGGCCGGGCTGTCGGTGCAGCAGCTGGTGCCCCGGTTCGGCCGGAAGGTGCTCCAGGCGGGCGCGCTCACCATGGCCGCCGGCGTCCTGCTCTACATCTGGGAGTCGGAGCGGTACGGCATGTCCATCGCCTCCTGGCAGATGGCCCTTCCGCTGGTCGTCATGGGCCTGGGCATGGGCCTGATCGTCGCCCCGCTGACGGACGCGATCCTCTCCGAGGTACCGCGTGAGCACTCCGGCTCGGCGTCCGGCCTGATCAACACCGTCCAGCAGATGGGCAACGCCCTCGGCCTCGGTCTGGTCTCCGTCGTCTTCTTCGGCACGATGTCCGACCACCTGGCCGCCCCCGAGGTGGGTCCCGCGTTCGTCGACGCCTTCCAGTACGCGCTGGTCTGGGTCGCCGTGGTGATGACGGCCATCTTCCTCCTGATGTTCGCCCTCCCGAAGCGTCCCGCCCAGCACGTGGAGGGGGCGGAGACCGCCGAGGTCCTGCCCGCCAAGGAGCCCGAACTCGTCGGCTGA